From the Chloroflexus aurantiacus J-10-fl genome, one window contains:
- a CDS encoding (2Fe-2S)-binding protein, with product MTTITVTVNGVRHTSEVEPRLLLVHYLREHLNLTGTHIGCDTSQCGACVVHINGVSVKSCTTLAVQCDGAEITTIEGLAQDVQLHPLQEGFWEKHGLQCGFCTPGMIMAAADLLKRNPNPSEEEIRHGLEGNLCRCTGYENIVRAVRYAAEKMAAMQAAD from the coding sequence GTGACAACGATTACGGTCACGGTCAATGGTGTTCGCCATACCAGCGAGGTCGAACCCCGCCTGCTGCTGGTTCATTACCTGCGCGAGCATCTGAATCTGACGGGTACCCACATTGGGTGCGACACCAGCCAGTGTGGTGCGTGTGTGGTTCACATTAACGGGGTCAGTGTGAAGTCGTGTACAACGTTGGCCGTTCAGTGTGATGGTGCCGAGATTACCACCATCGAAGGTCTGGCTCAGGATGTTCAGTTGCACCCGTTGCAAGAAGGTTTCTGGGAGAAGCACGGCTTGCAATGTGGTTTCTGCACCCCTGGCATGATCATGGCTGCTGCCGATCTGCTCAAACGTAACCCCAATCCCTCCGAAGAAGAGATTCGCCACGGTCTTGAAGGTAATCTCTGTCGCTGCACCGGGTACGAGAATATTGTCCGTGCCGTGCGCTACGCTGCCGAGAAGATGGCAGCAATGCAGGCCGCTGATTAA
- a CDS encoding SRPBCC family protein: MKIAGNYTFAASREEVWAALNDPEVLARTIPGCQRLEQVGENEYESTLKIGLQAVRGVYSGRVKIDNLHPPESYEIHVDGKGSNGFLKGSGSIQLREENGHTILDYGGEAQIGGTIASVGQRLLDGAAKTLISQSLKALAAQIEARRAGGSGSEAVAEPAAAPAAPETPPVAAPVESATETSTTTSAPASAPAASTSAPAAEVREAPASAQPETPSFRRTIHVPAGEGLSEIDVALGVVEDFLKERPWVPWVIVAFLLGYLLGQRR; the protein is encoded by the coding sequence GTGAAGATCGCCGGTAATTACACATTTGCCGCCAGTCGTGAGGAGGTGTGGGCCGCACTGAATGATCCAGAGGTATTGGCTCGCACCATCCCCGGTTGTCAACGTCTCGAACAGGTCGGCGAGAATGAATATGAAAGTACGTTGAAGATCGGTCTGCAAGCCGTTCGTGGTGTGTACAGTGGACGGGTCAAGATCGACAATCTGCACCCACCTGAGTCATACGAAATTCATGTTGATGGAAAAGGAAGCAATGGCTTTCTGAAGGGTTCTGGTAGTATTCAGCTTCGCGAAGAAAACGGCCACACGATCCTTGACTACGGTGGCGAAGCACAGATAGGTGGCACAATTGCGAGTGTTGGTCAGCGGTTGCTCGATGGTGCTGCCAAGACGCTTATCTCGCAGAGTCTGAAGGCGCTGGCAGCGCAGATCGAAGCTCGCCGCGCCGGTGGATCGGGCAGTGAAGCTGTTGCCGAGCCGGCGGCAGCACCTGCTGCACCTGAGACACCTCCGGTGGCAGCACCTGTCGAATCGGCGACGGAAACGTCAACCACTACATCTGCACCGGCTTCAGCGCCTGCTGCATCGACATCAGCACCTGCCGCCGAGGTAAGGGAAGCACCGGCCTCAGCCCAACCGGAAACACCATCGTTCCGCCGCACGATTCACGTGCCGGCAGGAGAAGGGCTTAGCGAAATTGATGTCGCTCTAGGAGTAGTAGAGGATTTTCTGAAAGAGCGCCCATGGGTGCCCTGGGTGATCGTCGCCTTCTTACTCGGCTATCTACTCGGTCAACGACGCTGA
- a CDS encoding homocysteine synthase encodes MSDAPRFTGFETLALHAGQTPDPTTGSRAVPIYATTSYQFKDTDHAARLFNLQEFGNIYTRIMNPTTDVFEQRMAALEGGVGALALASGQAAETLAILNLAGSGDNIVASSDLYGGTYNLFRHTLPKLGITTRFVDARDYDGFAAAIDGRTKAFFLELVGNPRLDVLDLERIAAIAHAQGVPVIVDATTVTPYLWQPIQHGADIVIHSATKYIGGHGTAIGGIIVDSGKFDWAASGRFPEFTNPDPSYHGLIYTQAFGNLAYIIKARVQGLRDIGAALSPFNSFLFLQGLETLPLRMERHSKNALAVARYLSEHPKVAWVNYPGLPSHPSYALAQKYLPRGQSGIVGFGLKGGRAAGRTFIERLRLFSHLANIGDAKSLAIHPATTTHSQLTPEEQLLTGVTDDYVRLSIGLETIDDILADLDHALAGTPS; translated from the coding sequence ATGTCTGATGCTCCGCGCTTCACCGGTTTTGAAACTCTCGCCCTGCATGCCGGCCAAACCCCCGATCCGACCACTGGGTCGCGAGCTGTTCCTATCTACGCCACCACATCCTATCAATTCAAAGACACAGACCATGCAGCACGCCTGTTCAATCTGCAAGAGTTTGGTAATATCTACACTCGCATTATGAATCCGACCACCGATGTCTTTGAACAGCGGATGGCGGCACTGGAGGGCGGAGTAGGTGCGCTGGCGCTGGCATCGGGGCAGGCCGCTGAAACGCTGGCTATTCTCAACCTGGCCGGAAGTGGCGACAATATCGTCGCATCCTCTGACCTGTATGGCGGCACCTACAACCTCTTCCGTCATACATTACCAAAGTTAGGCATTACGACTCGCTTTGTTGATGCCCGTGATTACGATGGCTTTGCCGCTGCGATTGATGGGCGTACCAAAGCCTTCTTCCTCGAATTAGTCGGCAATCCACGGCTTGATGTGCTCGATCTGGAGCGCATTGCCGCAATTGCGCATGCGCAGGGTGTGCCGGTCATCGTCGATGCGACCACGGTCACACCGTACCTGTGGCAACCGATCCAGCACGGCGCCGATATTGTGATTCACTCGGCAACCAAGTACATTGGTGGTCATGGCACGGCTATCGGAGGCATCATTGTTGACAGTGGTAAGTTTGATTGGGCAGCCAGTGGCCGTTTTCCCGAATTTACCAATCCCGATCCGAGCTATCACGGCCTGATCTATACCCAGGCTTTCGGCAACCTGGCGTACATTATCAAGGCACGAGTGCAAGGGCTACGCGACATTGGGGCTGCGCTTAGCCCATTTAACAGCTTCCTGTTCCTGCAAGGGCTGGAGACGTTGCCACTCCGGATGGAACGACACAGCAAGAATGCGCTGGCAGTGGCCCGTTATCTGAGTGAGCATCCCAAAGTGGCGTGGGTCAACTACCCCGGTCTTCCCAGCCATCCAAGCTATGCCCTGGCTCAGAAATATCTGCCGCGTGGGCAGAGTGGGATTGTTGGCTTCGGCCTGAAGGGTGGGCGTGCCGCCGGACGTACCTTCATTGAGCGGTTACGGCTCTTCTCGCACCTCGCCAATATTGGCGATGCCAAGAGCCTTGCGATCCATCCGGCAACCACCACCCACAGCCAGTTGACGCCGGAAGAACAATTGCTGACCGGCGTGACCGACGATTATGTCCGGCTCTCGATTGGCCTGGAGACGATTGACGATATTCTGGCCGATCTTGATCATGCCCTGGCAGGAACCCCATCATAG
- the metX gene encoding homoserine O-acetyltransferase MetX has protein sequence MEAIVQAPTPEGVGIVRTQRMHWTTPLTLTSGATLGPITLAYETYGELAPDRSNAILILHALSGDAHAAGFHSPTDRKPGWWDAMIGPGRPFDTNRYFVICSNVIGGCRGSTGPSSPHPSDGRPYGSRFPLITIEDMVHAQQRLIDALGIDTLLAVAGGSMGGFQALAWTVEYPQRVRGAILLATSARSSPQTVAWNYIGRRAIMADPRWRGGDYYDSDAPRDGLAVARMLGHITYLCEEKLEQRFGRRVDGDALDLGPRFAIEHYLEHQAARFNDRFDANSYLVITRAMDNWDLTARYGSLTAAFDLTRARFLALAYSSDWLYPPAETYQMAAAAQAAGRSFTTHLITTDAGHDAFLTDVAAQSELIRDFLNRLMTE, from the coding sequence ATGGAAGCAATTGTGCAGGCGCCAACCCCAGAGGGGGTTGGCATTGTGCGTACTCAACGGATGCATTGGACAACCCCCCTGACCCTTACGAGCGGAGCGACGTTAGGTCCGATCACTCTGGCGTATGAAACCTACGGTGAACTGGCTCCGGATCGCTCGAATGCCATCTTGATTCTGCACGCTCTGTCTGGCGATGCCCACGCTGCCGGGTTTCACAGTCCAACCGACCGCAAACCCGGCTGGTGGGACGCAATGATCGGGCCGGGTCGTCCGTTTGACACCAATCGTTACTTCGTGATCTGCTCAAATGTGATCGGCGGCTGCCGTGGCTCAACCGGCCCGTCAAGTCCACACCCGTCTGATGGACGACCTTACGGTTCACGCTTTCCCCTTATCACCATTGAAGATATGGTGCATGCGCAACAGCGTCTGATCGATGCGCTGGGCATTGATACCCTGCTTGCCGTGGCGGGTGGCTCGATGGGTGGATTTCAGGCACTGGCCTGGACAGTAGAGTATCCGCAACGGGTGCGTGGCGCCATCCTGCTGGCTACCAGTGCCCGCTCTAGCCCCCAGACTGTGGCCTGGAACTATATCGGTCGGCGGGCAATTATGGCCGATCCGCGCTGGCGAGGCGGTGATTACTACGATAGCGATGCGCCACGTGATGGGCTGGCAGTAGCCCGCATGCTCGGTCACATCACCTATCTGTGCGAAGAAAAACTGGAACAGCGGTTTGGCCGTCGGGTTGATGGTGATGCGCTCGATTTAGGGCCACGGTTTGCTATCGAACACTACCTCGAACATCAGGCGGCGCGCTTCAACGACCGCTTCGATGCCAACTCGTACCTGGTGATCACGCGGGCGATGGACAACTGGGATCTGACAGCACGGTATGGATCGCTGACAGCCGCCTTTGATCTGACCCGTGCCCGTTTTCTGGCCCTGGCGTACAGCAGCGATTGGCTCTACCCACCGGCAGAAACGTATCAGATGGCGGCAGCCGCGCAAGCTGCCGGTCGTTCATTCACAACCCATCTGATTACCACCGATGCCGGGCATGACGCATTCCTGACCGATGTCGCAGCGCAGAGCGAGCTGATCCGCGATTTTCTGAACAGACTGATGACAGAATAG
- a CDS encoding sensor histidine kinase has product MAKRLLIAGTPFIMLFLVYGVVWEYRGWGVVLTILTIILMIGLWQYFQHRITIQQQRIRELEQELADAQAVAALATRTKSAFLTNISHELRTPLNTIIGYSELLHEDVLDERLAVDEVRERLERIQAAARQLLSLINDIIELARLEAGDVPLNYEPWPIGLLIKEVCATIEPLVEQQQNRLVVDVQPDPEMVVHIDRKKVRQVLLHLLDNAVKFTRQGEIKFIVTIRRSDDGTELLICNISDTGVGMTAQQLDLLFAPFTRFDEPLTQRSSGVGIGLAIAHRLCLLMNGTIAVTSQPGSGTTFLITLPLPSDQTDTLSDTYDYQTELNASS; this is encoded by the coding sequence GTGGCTAAACGGCTCCTCATTGCAGGAACGCCGTTCATTATGTTATTTCTCGTGTATGGTGTGGTATGGGAATATCGAGGGTGGGGTGTAGTACTAACAATCCTTACCATCATTCTGATGATCGGGTTGTGGCAATATTTCCAGCATCGGATCACAATCCAGCAACAGCGCATCCGCGAACTTGAGCAAGAATTGGCAGATGCTCAGGCTGTAGCTGCTCTCGCAACCCGTACCAAAAGTGCGTTTCTGACAAACATCAGCCACGAGTTACGGACACCGTTAAACACGATTATTGGTTATAGTGAATTGTTACATGAAGATGTGCTTGATGAGCGACTCGCCGTTGATGAGGTGCGTGAGCGGCTGGAGCGCATTCAGGCTGCGGCCAGGCAGTTGTTGAGCCTGATCAACGACATCATCGAACTGGCGCGGCTGGAGGCCGGTGATGTTCCGTTGAATTATGAACCATGGCCAATCGGGTTACTGATTAAAGAGGTTTGCGCCACGATTGAGCCACTGGTAGAACAGCAACAGAATCGCCTCGTGGTTGATGTACAACCAGACCCTGAGATGGTTGTTCACATCGACCGTAAAAAGGTTCGTCAGGTGTTGTTGCACCTCCTGGATAATGCCGTAAAGTTCACCCGGCAGGGCGAAATCAAATTCATCGTTACAATTCGGCGAAGTGATGATGGAACTGAATTATTGATCTGTAACATCAGTGATACCGGTGTCGGCATGACTGCACAACAACTCGATCTGCTATTTGCACCGTTTACCCGCTTCGATGAACCACTCACGCAGCGATCCAGTGGTGTCGGTATCGGTCTGGCCATTGCTCACCGGTTATGTCTCCTAATGAATGGAACGATTGCCGTTACCAGTCAGCCCGGTAGCGGTACAACGTTCTTGATTACGCTTCCCCTGCCTTCTGATCAGACTGACACCCTGAGTGACACCTATGACTACCAAACTGAACTCAATGCGTCTTCTTGA